In Stenotrophomonas sp. 610A2, one DNA window encodes the following:
- a CDS encoding helix-hairpin-helix domain-containing protein, with translation MNPTKVDRNHLLRLTDLPNVGPACEKDLRLIGIRVPAHLCGRDPYDMYAQLCLKTGVVHDPCVIDVFLSVVRFMGGDAPQPWWAYSKERKETLAKDAPLTLW, from the coding sequence ATGAACCCCACCAAGGTCGACCGCAATCATCTATTGCGTCTGACCGACCTGCCGAATGTCGGGCCGGCCTGTGAAAAGGATCTCCGTCTAATCGGAATCCGGGTTCCCGCGCACCTGTGCGGGCGTGATCCCTACGATATGTATGCGCAGTTATGCCTGAAGACCGGCGTGGTGCACGATCCCTGCGTGATCGATGTGTTCCTGTCGGTGGTGCGCTTCATGGGTGGTGATGCGCCGCAGCCGTGGTGGGCGTACAGCAAGGAACGCAAGGAAACCCTGGCCAAGGACGCGCCGCTCACCCTGTGGTGA
- the rsmG gene encoding 16S rRNA (guanine(527)-N(7))-methyltransferase RsmG — protein sequence MNDTTLPREVASDLDHGLKAMGLDTALAKPLLAYLTLLVRWNRTYNLTAIRDPREMVTRHLLDSLAMAEHVSSGSLADLGTGPGLPGIPLAITHPQLQVTLVESNGKKARFMREAVRQLGLSNARVAESRAEALDEPGAYDNLTARAMDTLAGIIEVGGHLLRPGGQLLAMKGVYPHEEIAQLPAGWQVLEVRPLQVPGLVGDRHLVVVERKS from the coding sequence ATGAACGACACCACTCTCCCGCGCGAAGTCGCCAGCGACCTCGACCACGGCTTGAAGGCCATGGGTCTGGACACAGCCTTGGCCAAGCCCTTGCTGGCTTACCTGACCCTGCTGGTGCGCTGGAACCGCACCTACAATCTCACCGCCATCCGCGACCCGCGCGAAATGGTCACCCGCCATCTGCTCGACTCGCTGGCCATGGCCGAGCATGTCAGCAGCGGCAGCCTGGCCGATCTGGGCACCGGTCCTGGCTTGCCGGGCATTCCGCTGGCGATCACCCATCCGCAGCTGCAGGTGACCCTGGTCGAGAGCAACGGCAAGAAGGCCCGCTTCATGCGTGAGGCCGTGCGCCAGCTTGGTTTGAGCAATGCCCGTGTCGCCGAATCCCGCGCTGAAGCGCTGGACGAGCCGGGTGCTTATGACAATCTCACCGCCCGTGCCATGGATACGCTGGCCGGCATCATCGAGGTTGGCGGTCACCTGCTGCGTCCCGGTGGCCAGCTGCTGGCGATGAAGGGTGTGTACCCGCACGAAGAGATCGCCCAGCTGCCCGCCGGCTGGCAGGTGCTGGAAGTGCGTCCGCTGCAGGTGCCGGGCTTGGTTGGTGACCGGCATCTGGTGGTGGTGGAGCGCAAGAGCTAG
- a CDS encoding HpcH/HpaI aldolase/citrate lyase family protein produces the protein MRSKLFVPGARPELFDKALASAADALSFDLEDSVPEAGKQAARAAIASFLARADVLASNKLLIVRTNATDSPHFTADLAAMAVPGLWLLNIPKVESAAQVRQVVVALERAEAANGVTRPIGLLLNIETPRGLRLAAELAAAHPRVAGLQLGLGDLFAPNGIARTPTNVHAALFAVKMAATEAGVFACDGAWPDVADAEGFRTEAVLSQQLGYIGKSCIHPRQVGQANVIFSVAEAELDEARRIVAAAQAASDLGRGAFLFEGRMIDVPYLRRAEALLAGALGA, from the coding sequence ATGCGTAGCAAGCTGTTTGTGCCCGGCGCACGTCCGGAACTGTTCGACAAGGCCTTGGCCAGTGCGGCCGATGCCCTGTCCTTCGATCTGGAGGATTCCGTCCCCGAGGCTGGCAAACAGGCGGCGCGTGCGGCCATCGCCAGCTTCCTCGCCCGCGCCGACGTGCTTGCCAGCAACAAGCTGCTGATCGTGCGCACCAATGCCACCGACAGCCCGCATTTCACCGCCGACCTGGCCGCGATGGCAGTGCCCGGCCTGTGGCTGTTGAATATCCCCAAGGTCGAATCGGCCGCGCAGGTGCGCCAGGTAGTCGTTGCGCTGGAACGCGCCGAAGCCGCCAATGGCGTCACCCGCCCGATCGGCCTGCTGCTGAACATCGAAACCCCGCGCGGCCTGCGCCTGGCCGCCGAACTGGCTGCCGCGCATCCGCGTGTGGCCGGCCTGCAGTTGGGCCTGGGTGATCTGTTCGCGCCCAATGGCATCGCCCGCACCCCGACCAATGTGCATGCGGCGTTGTTCGCGGTGAAAATGGCCGCCACCGAAGCGGGCGTGTTTGCCTGTGACGGGGCTTGGCCGGATGTGGCCGACGCCGAGGGCTTCCGTACCGAGGCTGTGCTGTCGCAGCAGCTGGGCTATATCGGCAAGAGCTGCATCCATCCGCGCCAGGTAGGCCAGGCCAATGTGATCTTCAGCGTGGCCGAGGCCGAGCTGGACGAGGCACGGCGTATTGTTGCCGCCGCGCAGGCGGCCAGCGATCTGGGCCGCGGTGCGTTCCTGTTCGAGGGACGCATGATCGATGTGCCCTACCTGCGCCGGGCCGAAGCCCTGCTCGCCGGCGCCCTGGGCGCCTGA
- a CDS encoding 4'-phosphopantetheinyl transferase family protein — protein sequence MSTAGSDWQFGPVDVWLLPHTPGTRGEPQARELLAGVFETTPEALPLTRDERSRPWLIGELAHYGTGWSHSGGHLLVALGEGARLGVDLERQRPRKQMREVIRRFFHPEEIAWLDALDDSGCEQWFFRVWCAKEALLKAHGHGISFGLEKLRFAPDAAGALQLVWCDPGLGDATRWHLYEWQATEDFRAALAWYPL from the coding sequence ATGAGCACGGCCGGTAGCGATTGGCAGTTTGGCCCGGTCGACGTATGGCTGTTGCCGCATACCCCAGGCACGCGCGGCGAGCCGCAGGCCCGAGAGCTGCTTGCCGGTGTTTTCGAGACGACGCCCGAGGCCTTGCCGCTGACCCGCGATGAGCGTAGCCGGCCCTGGCTGATCGGCGAGCTGGCGCATTACGGCACCGGCTGGAGCCATAGCGGCGGCCATCTGCTGGTGGCGCTGGGCGAGGGCGCACGCCTGGGTGTGGACCTGGAGCGGCAGCGGCCACGCAAGCAGATGCGCGAGGTGATCCGCCGTTTCTTCCACCCGGAGGAGATTGCCTGGCTGGATGCGCTGGATGACAGCGGTTGTGAACAGTGGTTCTTCCGCGTGTGGTGTGCCAAGGAGGCGCTGTTGAAGGCACACGGGCATGGCATTTCGTTCGGGCTGGAGAAGCTGCGCTTTGCGCCGGATGCGGCGGGGGCCTTGCAGCTGGTGTGGTGCGATCCGGGACTTGGCGACGCGACCCGCTGGCATCTATATGAGTGGCAGGCGACGGAGGACTTCCGCGCCGCGCTGGCCTGGTATCCGCTGTAG
- a CDS encoding GlsB/YeaQ/YmgE family stress response membrane protein: MGIIIWLIIGGVVGWLASIIMRRDAQQGIILNIVVGIVGAMIAGFFFSGGSINGAITLRSFLLSLVGAVILLAIVNLFTRKSVR, encoded by the coding sequence ATGGGCATCATCATCTGGTTGATTATTGGTGGCGTCGTGGGTTGGCTGGCCAGCATCATCATGCGCCGCGATGCGCAGCAGGGCATCATCCTGAACATCGTGGTGGGCATCGTCGGTGCCATGATCGCCGGCTTCTTCTTCAGCGGCGGCAGCATCAATGGCGCGATCACTTTGCGCTCCTTCCTGTTGTCACTGGTTGGCGCGGTGATACTGCTTGCCATCGTCAATCTTTTCACACGCAAAAGCGTGCGTTAA
- a CDS encoding GIY-YIG nuclease family protein — translation MIDLNDLLTKSGLDPATVMVMRHRPAEKDLRAVLPWLAAERPAVYNAFQCNHSEVVEKALSKARYLVSFIGHEAGRAVFVGVYEVARYEVVSVDRFWALPGNAELRVLGISGPKDERDSFWFDLQPTLHLSDWKGKLVIDWTGIERSWWRWASRNRLPVRAIHDESLLVKAMPDWQTLTFEWSQLNLLPTSWRQALAQWRGIYYIFDRTSRLGYVGSASGGENLLGRWQNYASSGDGGNRLLRGQDPQGFVFSILQRLSPDMQVEDVVQIESTWKERLHSRTPNGLNDN, via the coding sequence ATGATTGATCTCAACGATCTACTGACCAAGAGCGGACTCGACCCGGCGACAGTGATGGTGATGCGCCACCGCCCGGCCGAAAAGGATTTGCGGGCCGTGCTGCCATGGTTGGCGGCCGAGCGGCCTGCCGTCTATAACGCGTTTCAGTGCAATCACAGTGAAGTGGTGGAGAAAGCGCTATCCAAGGCGCGCTATCTGGTGTCCTTCATCGGGCATGAGGCAGGGCGTGCGGTGTTTGTGGGTGTGTATGAAGTTGCCAGATATGAGGTTGTATCCGTTGATCGATTCTGGGCTCTACCTGGTAACGCGGAATTGCGCGTATTGGGGATCAGCGGTCCCAAGGACGAGCGCGATTCGTTCTGGTTCGATCTGCAGCCGACTCTGCATCTGTCCGATTGGAAAGGAAAGCTGGTGATCGATTGGACGGGCATCGAGCGCTCGTGGTGGCGCTGGGCCTCGCGAAATCGTTTGCCCGTTCGTGCCATCCATGACGAGAGCTTGCTGGTGAAGGCTATGCCGGATTGGCAGACGCTGACCTTTGAGTGGAGTCAGTTGAATCTGTTGCCGACCAGCTGGCGGCAGGCGTTGGCGCAATGGCGCGGCATCTATTACATCTTCGACCGGACGTCGCGATTGGGATACGTGGGGTCGGCCAGCGGCGGCGAGAATCTGCTTGGCCGCTGGCAGAACTATGCGTCGAGCGGCGACGGTGGCAACCGCTTGTTACGGGGACAAGATCCCCAGGGGTTTGTTTTCAGCATCCTGCAGCGCTTGTCGCCCGATATGCAGGTTGAAGACGTTGTGCAGATTGAGAGCACGTGGAAAGAGCGGCTGCACAGCCGCACTCCGAATGGGTTGAACGACAATTAG
- the xth gene encoding exodeoxyribonuclease III — MKIASWNVNSLNVRLPHLEQWLADVAPDVVGIQETKLEDHKFPDTRLLELGYRNVFAGQKTYNGVALLSRHPIEDVQIGIPGFEDEQKRVIAGTVNGVRIINLYVVNGQDVGTDKYDYKLRWLEAVHAWVAAELQKHPQLVVMGDFNIAPDDRDVYDPAVWNGDHILTSTAERGALQKLLDLGLHDAFRLHNDAAGIFSWWDYRAAGFRRDLGLRIDLTLVSDALKPRAAASGIDREPRTWERPSDHAPAWVQLAQG; from the coding sequence ATGAAAATCGCTTCGTGGAACGTCAATTCGCTCAATGTCCGCCTGCCGCACCTGGAACAGTGGCTGGCCGACGTTGCCCCCGACGTGGTCGGCATCCAGGAAACCAAGCTGGAGGACCACAAGTTCCCCGATACGCGGCTGCTGGAACTGGGCTACCGCAACGTGTTCGCCGGGCAGAAGACCTATAACGGCGTGGCGCTGCTGTCGCGGCATCCGATCGAAGACGTGCAGATTGGCATTCCCGGCTTCGAGGACGAGCAGAAGCGGGTGATTGCCGGCACCGTCAATGGCGTGCGCATCATCAATCTGTACGTGGTCAACGGCCAGGATGTTGGCACCGACAAGTACGACTACAAGCTGCGCTGGCTGGAGGCGGTGCACGCCTGGGTCGCGGCCGAGCTGCAGAAGCATCCGCAGTTGGTGGTGATGGGCGATTTCAACATCGCGCCGGATGACCGCGACGTCTACGATCCGGCGGTGTGGAACGGTGACCATATCCTGACCTCCACCGCCGAGCGTGGCGCGCTGCAGAAGCTGCTGGATCTGGGCCTGCACGACGCTTTCCGCCTGCACAACGATGCCGCTGGCATTTTCAGCTGGTGGGATTACCGCGCGGCCGGTTTCCGGCGCGACCTGGGCCTGCGCATCGACCTGACCTTGGTTTCCGACGCGCTCAAGCCGCGGGCTGCCGCTTCCGGCATCGACCGGGAGCCGCGCACCTGGGAACGCCCCAGCGATCACGCGCCGGCTTGGGTGCAGTTGGCACAGGGCTGA
- a CDS encoding ParB/RepB/Spo0J family partition protein: MSAAKKRGLGRGLDALLGPKGAVTPVTVAAVAEPQPGEVLRKLPIDQLQPGKYQPRRDMDEGKLAELAESIKAQGIIQPILVRQIEGGSYEIIAGERRWRASRLAGLDEVPVVVRELEDRTVIAMALIENIQREDLNPLEEAEALARLVSEFTLTHAEAAQAVGRSRASVSNLLRLIDLPIGVRVLLETRRLEMGHARALLTLAPELATKLAEEAAEQGWSVREVEHRAQQFAAGKVPGARKAKPSPTAPQADIASLETELSESLGAKVAISHGRGGKGKLVIHYTDLDTLDGVLERLRVRQNG; the protein is encoded by the coding sequence ATGAGTGCAGCGAAAAAGCGCGGTCTTGGCCGTGGTCTTGATGCATTGCTGGGCCCGAAGGGCGCCGTAACCCCGGTCACCGTCGCTGCCGTCGCCGAGCCGCAACCCGGCGAAGTGCTGCGCAAGCTGCCCATCGACCAGCTGCAACCCGGCAAGTACCAGCCGCGTCGCGACATGGACGAGGGCAAGCTGGCCGAACTGGCCGAGTCGATCAAGGCACAGGGCATCATCCAGCCCATCCTGGTGCGCCAGATCGAGGGCGGCAGCTACGAAATCATCGCCGGTGAACGCCGTTGGCGCGCCTCGCGCCTGGCCGGGCTGGACGAAGTACCGGTGGTGGTGCGCGAGCTGGAAGACCGCACCGTCATCGCGATGGCGCTGATCGAGAACATCCAGCGCGAAGACCTCAATCCCCTGGAAGAAGCCGAGGCACTGGCACGGCTGGTCAGCGAGTTCACCCTGACCCACGCCGAAGCCGCACAGGCCGTTGGTCGTTCGCGCGCCTCGGTGTCCAACCTGCTGCGCCTGATCGATCTGCCGATCGGTGTGCGCGTGCTGCTGGAAACCCGCCGCCTCGAAATGGGTCATGCCCGCGCGCTGCTGACGCTGGCGCCGGAACTGGCCACCAAGCTGGCCGAAGAAGCCGCCGAGCAGGGTTGGTCGGTGCGTGAAGTCGAGCACCGCGCGCAGCAGTTCGCCGCCGGCAAGGTGCCGGGCGCACGCAAGGCCAAGCCGTCGCCGACGGCGCCGCAGGCCGATATCGCATCGCTGGAAACCGAGCTGTCCGAATCGCTGGGTGCGAAAGTGGCGATCAGCCATGGCCGCGGCGGCAAGGGCAAGCTGGTCATCCACTACACCGACCTGGACACGCTAGACGGCGTGCTGGAGCGGCTGCGCGTCCGCCAGAACGGCTGA
- a CDS encoding restriction endonuclease, with the protein MAEVTKARTGHLIRKLFSILQTRPDGMKAAEALATLASQVELTPYEAGDYPTGGRRFEKIVRFATVDTVKAGWLVKDKGIWSITAEGAQALQQYPDGEQFYREAVRLYHKWKKAQPVVEIDEGDDEAVEKSASITLEQAEEMAWAEIEAYLADMPPYDFQELVGALLTAMGYHVAWIAPPGKDGGVDVIAYNDPLGTRPPRIKVQVKRNANSPKIDVMGLRSFMAVLGEGDVGLFVALSGFTKDADLEARQSHRRITLIDANQLVELWTRHYGQLDDSARRRLPLKPVWFLAGEG; encoded by the coding sequence ATGGCGGAAGTAACCAAGGCCCGGACCGGCCACCTGATACGCAAGTTGTTCAGCATCCTGCAAACCCGGCCCGACGGCATGAAGGCCGCAGAAGCCCTGGCAACCCTCGCGTCCCAGGTCGAACTGACTCCTTACGAAGCCGGCGACTACCCCACCGGCGGGCGCCGCTTTGAAAAGATCGTGCGCTTCGCCACCGTCGACACCGTAAAAGCCGGTTGGCTGGTCAAGGACAAGGGCATCTGGAGCATCACCGCCGAAGGCGCCCAAGCCCTGCAGCAGTACCCGGACGGCGAGCAGTTCTACCGTGAGGCAGTACGCCTGTACCACAAATGGAAAAAGGCCCAGCCAGTAGTCGAAATCGACGAAGGCGATGACGAGGCGGTGGAAAAATCCGCCAGCATCACCCTGGAGCAGGCCGAGGAAATGGCGTGGGCCGAGATCGAGGCCTACCTGGCCGACATGCCGCCCTACGATTTCCAGGAGCTGGTGGGCGCCCTGCTTACCGCCATGGGCTACCACGTGGCTTGGATCGCCCCGCCCGGCAAGGACGGCGGCGTGGACGTCATTGCCTACAACGACCCGCTGGGCACCCGCCCGCCGCGCATCAAGGTGCAGGTCAAGCGCAACGCCAACTCACCCAAAATTGACGTGATGGGCCTGCGCAGCTTCATGGCCGTACTGGGCGAAGGCGACGTAGGCCTGTTCGTGGCCCTGTCCGGCTTCACCAAGGACGCCGACCTGGAAGCCCGCCAAAGCCATCGCCGCATCACCCTCATTGACGCCAACCAGTTGGTCGAACTGTGGACCCGGCACTACGGGCAGCTGGATGACAGCGCCCGCCGGCGGTTGCCGCTCAAGCCGGTGTGGTTCTTGGCCGGTGAAGGCTGA
- a CDS encoding ParA family protein, with the protein MARIIAIANQKGGVGKTTTAVNLAASLAAAPKRVLLVDLDSQGNATMGSGVDKREVAASTCDLLLGEVTAAEVRVTTPEGFDLLPGNIDLTAAEIQLMDQGEREQRLKRALAPIRDQYDYILIDCPPALSLLTLNALAAADSVIVPMQCEYYALEGLSALVETIDALKINLNPALEIEGVLRTMFDVRNNLANAVSAQLTEYFGDRVFRTIVPRNVRLAEAPSHGQSIVGYDRASRGGVAYLGLAGEIIRRNNERKQPSRAVEAV; encoded by the coding sequence ATGGCTCGCATCATCGCCATCGCCAACCAGAAAGGCGGCGTCGGCAAGACCACGACGGCTGTCAATCTGGCTGCTTCCCTTGCCGCCGCGCCCAAGCGCGTGCTGCTGGTCGACCTGGACTCGCAGGGCAACGCGACCATGGGCAGTGGTGTGGACAAGCGTGAGGTGGCTGCGTCCACCTGTGACCTGCTGCTGGGTGAGGTCACCGCAGCTGAAGTGCGCGTCACCACGCCGGAAGGCTTCGACCTGCTGCCAGGCAACATCGACCTGACCGCGGCCGAGATCCAGCTGATGGACCAGGGCGAGCGCGAGCAGCGCCTCAAGCGCGCGCTGGCACCCATCCGCGATCAATACGACTACATCCTGATCGACTGCCCGCCGGCGCTGTCGCTGCTGACGCTGAACGCGCTGGCCGCCGCCGACTCGGTGATCGTGCCGATGCAGTGCGAGTACTACGCGCTGGAGGGCCTGAGCGCGCTGGTCGAGACCATCGACGCGCTGAAGATCAACCTCAACCCGGCGCTGGAAATCGAAGGCGTGCTGCGCACCATGTTCGACGTGCGTAACAACCTGGCCAATGCGGTGTCGGCGCAGCTCACCGAATACTTCGGCGACCGTGTGTTCCGCACCATCGTGCCGCGCAACGTGCGCCTGGCCGAGGCGCCCAGCCATGGCCAGAGCATCGTCGGCTATGACCGCGCCTCGCGCGGTGGCGTGGCCTACCTGGGCCTGGCCGGTGAGATCATCCGCCGCAACAACGAACGCAAGCAGCCCTCCCGGGCCGTGGAGGCTGTCTGA